In Mustela lutreola isolate mMusLut2 chromosome 1, mMusLut2.pri, whole genome shotgun sequence, one genomic interval encodes:
- the B4GAT1 gene encoding beta-1,4-glucuronyltransferase 1, whose amino-acid sequence MQMSYAIRCAFYQLLLAALMLVAMLQLLYLSLLSGLHGQEEQDQYFEFFPPSPRSVDQVKAQLRTALASGGVLDASGDYRVYRGLLKTTMDPNDVILATHASVDNLLHLSGLLERWEGPLSVSVFAATKEEAQLATVLTYALSSHCPDMRARVAMHLVCPSRYEAAVPDPREPGEFALLRSCQEVFDKLARVAQPGINYALGTNVSYPNNLLRNLAREGANYALVIDVDMVPSEGLWRGLREMLDQSKQWAGTALVVPAFEIRRARRMPTNKNELLQLYQVGEVRPFYYGLCTPCQAPTNYSRWVNLPEESLLRPAYVVPWQDPWEPFYVAGGKVPTFDERFRQYGFNRISQACELHVAGFDFEVLNEGFLVHKGFKEALKFHPQKEAENQHNKILYRQFKQELKAKYPDSPRHC is encoded by the exons ATGCAGATGTCCTACGCCATCCGGTGCGCCTTCTACCAGCTGCTTCTGGCCGCGCTGATGCTGGTGGCGATGCTGCAGCTGCTCTACCTGTCGCTGTTGTCCGGGCTACATGGGCAGGAGGAGCAAGACCAGTATTTCGAGTTCTTTCCCCCGTCCCCGCGGTCCGTGGACCAGGTCAAGGCGCAGCTCCGCACCGCTCTGGCCTCTGGGGGCGTCCTGGACGCCAGTGGCGACTACCGCGTCTACAGGGGCCTACTGAAGACCACCATGGACCCCAATGATGTGATCCTGGCCACGCACGCCAGCGTGGACAACCTGCTGCACCTGTCGGGCCTGTTGGAGCGCTGGGAGGGCCCGCTCTCCGTGTCGGTGTTCGCGGCCACCAAGGAGGAGGCGCAGCTAGCCACGGTGCTGACCTACGCGCTGAGCAGCCACTGCCCCGATATGCGCGCCCGGGTCGCCATGCACCTTGTGTGTCCCTCGCGTTATGAGGCCGCTGTGCCTGATCCCCGGGAGCCGGGGGAGTTTGCCCTGCTGCGGTCCTGCCAGGAGGTCTTTGACAAGCTAGCCAGGGTGGCCCAGCCCGGGATCAACTATGCGCTGGGCACCAATGTCTCCTATCCCAATAACCTGCTGAGGAATCTGGCTCGGGAAGGGGCCAACTATGCCCTGGTAATCGATGTGGACATGGTGCCCAGTGAGGGGCTGTGGAGGGGCCTCCGGGAAATGCTGGATCAGAGCAAGCAGTGGGCGGGCACAGCACTGGTGGTGCCCGCCTTCGAGATCCGCCGAGCCCGCCGCATGCCCACGAACAAGAACGAGCTGTTGCAGCTCTACCAAGTGGGCGAGGTGCGGCCCTTCTATTATGGGCTGTGCACGCCCTGCCAGGCGCCCACCAACTACTCCCGCTGGGTCAACCTGCCAGAAGAGAGCTTGCTGAGGCCTGCCTATGTGGTGCCCTGGCAGGACCCCTGGGAACCATTCTACGTGGCTGGAGGCAAGGTGCCCACTTTCGACGAGCGCTTTCGCCAGTATGGCTTCAATCGGATCAGCCAG GCCTGTGAGCTGCACGTGGCAGGATTTGATTTCGAGGTGCTCAACGAAGGTTTCCTGGTTCATAAGGGCTTCAAGGAAGCTTTGAAGTTCCATCCCCAAAAGGAGGCCGAAAATCAGCACAATAAGATCCTTTACCGCCAGTTCAAACAGGAGTTGAAGGCCAAGTACCCCGACTCCCCTCGTCACTGCTGA